The Papaver somniferum cultivar HN1 chromosome 3, ASM357369v1, whole genome shotgun sequence genome includes a region encoding these proteins:
- the LOC113357781 gene encoding protein LURP-one-related 7-like translates to MGSSNSSSSPAQLIHPLTSPIPVDLFVSKKRSSLNLKFNDACGNLVFRVDDNHQQQSNHDRVLLDSDDNPLIFIDRVTQGGWEGFGSEGQLIFKVEKKFESKLWKGGIELEVFPVSNGVAAAVKDAEDVIKVKGSPFHRSCTIYRGNSIMAQTSLLYKLGKLTTGRRKFRVTMFPGLVDQALIVALIVIFFD, encoded by the exons ATGGGTTCTTCAAATTCATCTTCATCTCCAGCTCAATTAATCCATCCATTAACATCTCCAATCCCAGTAGATCTTTTCGTCTCAAAGAAACGCTCAAGTCTTAACCTCAAATTCAACGACGCTTGTGGTAATCTCGTATTCAGAGTCGATGAtaatcatcaacaacaatcaaatcatGATAGAGTCCTTCTTGATTCCGATGACAACCCTTTAATCTTCATCGATCGGGTTACCCAG ggtggATGGGAAGGATTTGGAAGTGAAGGGCAATTGATATTTAAAGTGGAGAAGAAGTTTGAGTCGAAATTGTGGAAAGGAGGGATTGAATTGGAAGTTTTTCCGGTGAGTAATGGTGTCGCCGCCGCCGTGAAGGATGCTGAAGATGTGATTAAGGTTAAAGGGAGTCCATTTCATAGGTCTTGTACAATTTACAGAGGCAATTCAATTATGGCTCAG ACGAGTCTATTGTACAAGCTTGGGAAGCTGACAACAGGGAGGAGAAAATTTAGAGTAACTATGTTTCCTGGACTTGTTGATCAGGCTTTGATTGTTGCTCTCATTGTTATATTTTTCGACTGA
- the LOC113360190 gene encoding uncharacterized protein LOC113360190, translating into MKDMNKENHAAMVYLEKAGFESWFRAFFDDTSKYEHLNNNFNESFNFIAKNLRDKPICRLGILYNQLVMSLFHKRRKQSAKWNPNGLVPTAMKMIGKLCNLVGAFKVDPCMSGKLYEVTNEGSKAVFIVNLEEKQCNCLQWQLRGFVCQHVVCCLKPFIPDWTKYCFHYYTVAAYRATYVQVVFPFPSQEDWPELEEHEKVELESAIKIRKSGRPRVKRRRAWDEPKAPTKAYSCSGCKSTGHNKSTCEVGDVGKNPKAKRQRTQVDGVTFTFFDRPAPKKKQSSSTIWH; encoded by the exons ATGAAAGATATGAACAAGGAGAATCATGCTGCTATGGTTTACCTTGAAAAGGCTGGTTTTGAGTCATGGTTTAGAGCCTTTTTTGATGACACTAGTAAGTATGAACACCTAAATAACAACTTTAATGAGTCATTTAATTTCATTGCAAAAAACCTTAGGGACAAACCAATATGTAGACTAGGAATTCTTTATAATCAGTTGGTTATGAGTTTGTTTCACAAAAGGAGAAAACAAAGTGCAAAATGGAATCCAAATGGATTGGTTCCTACTGCTATGAAAATGATTGGTAAATTGTGTAACTTGGTTGGTGCATTTAAAGTAGACCCATGTATGAGTGGTAAATTGTATGAAGTTACAAATGAGGGTAGCAAGGCAGTTTTTATTGTGAACTTGGAAGAAAAGCAGTGCAATTGTCTCCAATGGCAACTCAGAGGGTTTGTTTGTCAACATGTTGTTTGTTGTTTGAAGCCATTCATACCTGATTGGACAAA gTATTGCTTTCATTATTACACAGTTGCTGCATACAGAGCCACATATGTTCAAGTTGTCTTTCCATTTCCTTCTCAAGAAGATTGGCCTGAG ttggaAGAACATGAAAAGGTTGAATTGGAATCTGCTATCAAGATCAGGAAATCAGGAAGGCCTAGAGTTAAGAGGAGGAGAGCATGGGATGAGCCTAAAGCACCTACAAAGGCGTATTCATGTTCAGGATGTAAATCAACTGGTCATAACAAAAGTACATGTGAAGTTGGTGATGTTGGCAAGAATCCAAAAGCTAAGAGGCAAAGAACCCAAGTAGATGGTGTTACCTTCACATTTTTTGACAGACCTGCTCCTAAGAAGAAACAATCATCCTCAACCATCTggcattag